A window of the Bos indicus x Bos taurus breed Angus x Brahman F1 hybrid chromosome X, Bos_hybrid_MaternalHap_v2.0, whole genome shotgun sequence genome harbors these coding sequences:
- the LOC113887700 gene encoding histone H2A-Bbd type 1-like encodes MSPGRHLWNCRRSRRRSLSRSTRAELQFPVSRVDRLLREGQFANRLSSATPVFLTGILEYLIANILDLAGKEACTNHRVRISPEHVQTALVNNENLRCLFQPGAFSQPAASPPAPEN; translated from the coding sequence ATGTCTCCGGGAAGACACCTCTGGAACTGCCGTCGCAGTAGGAGACGCTCCCTCTCCCGTTCCACCAGGGCCGAGCTGCAGTTCCCTGTGAGCCGCGTGGACCGCCTCCTGCGAGAAGGTCAGTTCGCCAACCGCCTGAGCTCAGCGACGCCCGTGTTCCTGACTGGCATCCTTGAGTACCTGATAGCCAACATCTTGGACCTGGCGGGGAAGGAGGCCTGCACCAACCACAGGGTGCGCATCAGCCCGGAGCACGTGCAGACGGCGCTGGTCAACAATGAGAATCTCCGCTGCCTTTTCCAGCCTGGTGCCTTCTCTCAGCCCGCAGCTTCACCACCCGCTCCTGAGAATTAG